TTTTGGTAGTAATATATGCAGATGGGGAAGTAGAAAAAGAAGAGCTCAAAAAGATACTTACTGTAACAAGTGAGATGATGGTTTGTTATAACGGTGGCTCTGTAGAAAAAAAATCAATTCTTGAAGTGTAAATGTGCTGGTCAAGCTAATAGACAAAAAACATTGTTCTAAGAAAGGGAGTTTAGCATGTATAGTAGTACTCGTGGGGAAAATGATAAACTATTGGCGGCGGAAGCCATAAAAAGAGGAATAGCTGCTGATGGTGGCTTATTTGTACCAGATTCAATTCCTAAAGTAGATGAAAAGTGGCTAGCTAATTTAGTGAATTTTGATTATCAAGAGAGAGCATTACACGTATTACGCTTGTTTTTATCTGATTATAGCGAAGAAGAATTAAGGGCTTGCATTACTGCTGCTTACACAACAGATAAGTTTGATGACTCTCGGATTGCACCGATCGTTCCTATTGGAGATCAGACTTCTGTTCTTGAATTATGGCATGGCCCAACAAGTGCTTTTAAAGATATGGCGCTACAAATCCTACCGCAGCTCATGTCACGAGCCCTTCGTAAAACTGGCGAAAAGTCTGAAATTGTAATTTTAACGGCAACATCAGGAGATACAGGTAAGGCTGCTTTAGAGGGGTTTGCCAACGTTGAACAAATTAAAATCATTGTATTTTATCCTGAAGAAGGCGTCAGTCCAATTCAGCGTTTACAGATGGTAACTCAGCTTGGTTCTAACGTTTCTGTTGTAGCTGTGAAGGGGAATTTTGATGACACCCAGACAGGTGTAAAAACCATCTTTAATGATCCTCAATATAATAAGGAGTTAGCAATGAATGGTTTTCAATTATCATCTGCTAATTCAATTAATTGGGGACGATTAGTACCACAAATTGTATATTATTTTAGTGCTTATGCTGATATGCTACGGGATGGTCACCTTAAGTTGGGACAACTCGTAAATTTTGTTGTGCCTACAGGAAATTTTGGTAACTTATTAGCGGCTTATTATGCAAAATTAATGGGACTGCCAATTGGGAAACTGATTTGTGCATCGAATAACAATAATGTACTAACAGAATTTTTGAATACTGGTGTGTATAATAGACAACGGACTTTTCATAAAACCCTATCTCCCTCTATGGATATTTTAATCTCTAGTAATTTGGAACGTTTGTTATATCACATGACCGATGGTAATAGTCAGCAGGTAGGGGAATGGATGGCGCAATTAACCAATAACGGTCATTATCGAGTTGGAGAAAAAGTTCTACAAGATATTAAGAAGACTTTTTGGGCTGATTGGGTAGATGACAAGGGTACTGAAGAGATGATTACAAATGTATTTAGTAAATATAACTATGTAGCAGACCCTCATACAGCCGTAGCTTGGCAAGTGGCAGATCGATATCGTCAACAGACCAAAGATATGACTCCACAAGTTATTGTATCTACAGCTAGCCCTTTTAAGTTTAACGAGAGTGTATTAGCTGCGCTTGCAGGCTCCAATGTTATGAATGGAAAAGATGAATTCTCCATGTTGCATGAATTAGCCAAAGTGAGTGGCTGGCCAGTACCGCCAGCGCTAGCGGCACTGGAGAAGGCAACTATTTATCATAATATTGTTATTGAGAAAGAGGATATGCCTAATATTATAAAGAAGATAATAAATAAGAATAAAGACTAATGAAGCTTTAGATTATATGTTGCAGTCATGTTATTAAAGGCGAGGTTTCCACACCAACGCACAATATAATAATATGACTGTACTTTTTTTATGTGCAGTCACGATTCCCATGTGAAATTTTTTACTAATAGGAATAACAATATATGGAAAAACATATATTGTTATTGATAAAGCATCTTTGTTACGATTGATGGATTATTATATGAAGGGGGAGTACATGATGGACAGCAGTATTATACTAAACGGTGCAAGTAAGGTTCATTGGAATTTAACTTCGTCGGAATTGGTAGAAATTTCCTTAGCAAGAAAAGAAGGCTTATTAACTGCAAACGGTGCACTACGGGTAGCTACAGGAAAATATACGGGGCGTTCTCCTAATGACAAATTTATTGTGGATTCGCCAGCAGTGCATAGTGAAATTTCCTGGGGAAGTAATAAACCTTTTACGGAACAAAAGTTTGAACAGTTGTATAATCGCATGTTAGCATATATGGAAAATCGTGAACTATTTGTATTTGAGGGTTTTGCTGGTGCTGATGAGCAATATCACATAAAGGCAAGATTTTATAATGAGTTTGCCTGGCAGAATTTATTTATTCATCAATTACTAGTACGCCAGGAACTTAATGAAAAAGATTTTCAGCCGGATTTCCAAATTTGTTGTATGCCAGGTTTTAAAGCTGTACCTGAAATCGATGGCACGAATTCAGAGGCCTTTATTATTATTCATTTTGAAAAGAAGATGGTATTAATTGGCGGCACACATTATGCAGGAGAAATGAAAAAATCAATTTTTTCTGTTATGAATTATTTATTGCCCCGACAAGGAATTTTATCAATGCATTGTTCAGCTAATAGGGGGCATAGTGGTGACACGGCATTGTTTTTTGGCTTAAGTGGTACAGGCAAGACGACACTTTCAGCAGATCCACAGCGCCAGCTCATTGGTGACGATGAACATGCGTGGAGTGATCATGGTATTTTTAATATTGAAGGTGGTTGCTATGCAAAATGCATTGGCTTACGCCATGAAACAGAGCCACAAATTTGGGATGCCATACGCTTTGGTGCTGTACTGGAGAATGTGGTTATTGACGAAGATAGAGTAGCTCATTACGATGATCACTCCATAACAGAAAATACAAGGGTTGCTTATCCTGTTGATTTTATACCGAATGCTTTGATTCCAGGAATTGGTGGTCATCCTAAAACAGTAGTCTTTTTAACAGCCGATGCTTTTGGTGTATTGCCACCTATATCTAAGTTAAACAAACAGCAGGCTATGTATCACTTTTTATCTGGTTATACTAGCAAATTGGCTGGTACAGAACGAGGAATTACTAAGCCAGAAGCTACTTTTTCATCTTGTTTTGGGGCACCATTTTTACCTTTATCACCACTAGTTTATGCTAAGTTATTAGGGGAAAAGCTTGATCAGCATGATACCAATGTATTTTTAATCAATACTGGTTGGTCAGGCGGACCTTATGGTGTAGGTAGTCGAATGAAATTGTCTTACACAAGAGCTATGGTTACAGCAGCAATTGAAGGGAAACTTGATAATGTAGAATACGAACTGGATACTATTTTTAATGTTTATATTCCTACGGAATGTCCAGCTGTACCGTCAGAACTTTTGAAGCCAATTCATACGTGGCAAGACAAAGAAGCATACCAGAGTAAGGCCAAGGAACTTGCTCAGTTATTTAATCAAAATATTAAAAAATTTGGAGATTCTATACCAACAGAAATAGTAGAAGCTGGTCCTAAGGTTTGAGTCAACAATAAATAAGAAAAATGATCTGATTAAAATTCAGATCATTTTTTATTTACTGCCAATATTTAGTATTTCTTGTTTAAGTGTAAGAAGGGGGGCAAATAAGTCGCCGATCCTCTGAACTCTTTCCAAAACCTGATCGGTAGTGAAAGATAACTGGGTACTATTTTGTTCTTTGTAGGCTTTTTCTACTTCTTCCCACGTAATAGGAGTAGAAACAGTTGGATATTTTTTTGCCCGTAAAGAGTATACGCAAACTGTTGTCTTATGGTTATCGTTTTGGCTCCAGTCTATGAAAATTTTACCTTTACGCAAGAATTTTCTCATTTTAGAAACAACAAGAGAAGGATATTG
This region of Pelosinus sp. IPA-1 genomic DNA includes:
- the pckA gene encoding phosphoenolpyruvate carboxykinase (ATP), with amino-acid sequence MDSSIILNGASKVHWNLTSSELVEISLARKEGLLTANGALRVATGKYTGRSPNDKFIVDSPAVHSEISWGSNKPFTEQKFEQLYNRMLAYMENRELFVFEGFAGADEQYHIKARFYNEFAWQNLFIHQLLVRQELNEKDFQPDFQICCMPGFKAVPEIDGTNSEAFIIIHFEKKMVLIGGTHYAGEMKKSIFSVMNYLLPRQGILSMHCSANRGHSGDTALFFGLSGTGKTTLSADPQRQLIGDDEHAWSDHGIFNIEGGCYAKCIGLRHETEPQIWDAIRFGAVLENVVIDEDRVAHYDDHSITENTRVAYPVDFIPNALIPGIGGHPKTVVFLTADAFGVLPPISKLNKQQAMYHFLSGYTSKLAGTERGITKPEATFSSCFGAPFLPLSPLVYAKLLGEKLDQHDTNVFLINTGWSGGPYGVGSRMKLSYTRAMVTAAIEGKLDNVEYELDTIFNVYIPTECPAVPSELLKPIHTWQDKEAYQSKAKELAQLFNQNIKKFGDSIPTEIVEAGPKV
- the thrC gene encoding threonine synthase, with the translated sequence MYSSTRGENDKLLAAEAIKRGIAADGGLFVPDSIPKVDEKWLANLVNFDYQERALHVLRLFLSDYSEEELRACITAAYTTDKFDDSRIAPIVPIGDQTSVLELWHGPTSAFKDMALQILPQLMSRALRKTGEKSEIVILTATSGDTGKAALEGFANVEQIKIIVFYPEEGVSPIQRLQMVTQLGSNVSVVAVKGNFDDTQTGVKTIFNDPQYNKELAMNGFQLSSANSINWGRLVPQIVYYFSAYADMLRDGHLKLGQLVNFVVPTGNFGNLLAAYYAKLMGLPIGKLICASNNNNVLTEFLNTGVYNRQRTFHKTLSPSMDILISSNLERLLYHMTDGNSQQVGEWMAQLTNNGHYRVGEKVLQDIKKTFWADWVDDKGTEEMITNVFSKYNYVADPHTAVAWQVADRYRQQTKDMTPQVIVSTASPFKFNESVLAALAGSNVMNGKDEFSMLHELAKVSGWPVPPALAALEKATIYHNIVIEKEDMPNIIKKIINKNKD